The following proteins come from a genomic window of Lycium ferocissimum isolate CSIRO_LF1 chromosome 4, AGI_CSIRO_Lferr_CH_V1, whole genome shotgun sequence:
- the LOC132053663 gene encoding uncharacterized protein LOC132053663 codes for MEEEGQVVIRSSTGEEPITQYKVCKLNVVPKEIFVKFRKEVEGYRVGVNLEFHTAPYKEDLARLVIKPLAPNQRWKFTYDSWHHEVRLLSKKIPITKFLNFHA; via the exons ATGGAGGAGGAGGGGCAAGTGGTTATAAGATCTAGTACTGGAGAAGAACCCATAACACAGTATAAGGTTTGCAAGCTCAATGTAGTGCCTAAGGAGATTTTTGTCAAGTTCAGAAAAGAAGTTGAGGGTTATCGAGTTGGTGTTAACTTGGAG TTTCACACAGCCCCATACAAAGAAGATCTGGCTAGGCTTGTTATAAAACCTTTAGCCCCTAATCAAAGATGGAAGTTCACATATGACTCCTGGCATCATGAAGTTCGCCTTCTTTCCAAGAAAATCCCAATAACAAAATTTCtgaattttcatgcttga